The following is a genomic window from Caldisalinibacter kiritimatiensis.
ATAGTACTTTCATTATTTCATTCACTTCCTTATTTTAGTCTTTAGTGTACTTTTATTTTATCCCAAACCACATAACTTCCCCATAACGTTTAAAACCTATAGATTCTGCTAAAGCTATAGATGGTGTGTTACTTGTAACTATATGGACATAAGGAGTCCAATTATTATCTATAACTTTTTTTGCTAAATCAATACTTACTGAAGCAGCTAACCCTTTACCTCTATATTCTTCTCTAGTATACATTATACCCATTGACCCATCTTCTCTTATCACAGCCCATGAAATCGGATTTCCATCTTTATCAAATACTGCCGAAGATGGTCTTTTCTTAATACACCCCTTTATATATTCTAATGAATGTTCACTTTTATATGTATAAAATTCATTAACTATTTCTGCGTGTTCTAATCGTAATGCTTCAACTTTATGTTTAACCTTTGTGTAGT
Proteins encoded in this region:
- a CDS encoding GNAT family N-acetyltransferase, whose product is MKKINNTRAIEKLINYDKIATLNVLGRITHKNKTNIYVDNIENPKGIILQSDYWNTIYSPYDEVAENMIKEMKYDENKGFSGVLKKYYDIIKKYKDIEWEEPCYLYYMDKDALDYTKVKHKVEALRLEHAEIVNEFYTYKSEHSLEYIKGCIKKRPSSAVFDKDGNPISWAVIREDGSMGIMYTREEYRGKGLAASVSIDLAKKVIDNNWTPYVHIVTSNTPSIALAESIGFKRYGEVMWFGIK